In the Sus scrofa isolate TJ Tabasco breed Duroc chromosome 7, Sscrofa11.1, whole genome shotgun sequence genome, one interval contains:
- the ELOVL5 gene encoding elongation of very long chain fatty acids protein 5, whose amino-acid sequence MEHFDASLSTYFRAWLGPRDLRVKGWFLLDNYIPTLVCSILYLLIVWLGPKYMKNRQPFSCRGILVVYNLGLTLLSLYMFYELVTGVWEGKYNFFCQGTRSGGEADMKIIRVLWWYYFSKLIEFMDTFFFILRKNNHQITVLHVYHHATMLNIWWFVMNWVPCGHCYFGATLNSFIHVLMYSYYGLSSIPSMRPYLWWKKYITQGQLLQFVLTIIQTSFGVIWPCAFPLGWLYFQIGYMISLIALFTNFYIQTYNKKGASRRREHQKDHQNGSVAAVNGHTSSFPSLGNNVKPRKQRKD is encoded by the exons ATGGAACACTTCGATGCATCACTTAGTACCTATTTCCGGGCATGGCTTGGCCCCCGAG atcTCAGAGTAAAAGGATGGTTTCTTCTGGACAATTACATCCCTACTTTGGTCTGCTCCATCCTATACTTGCTAATTGTGTGGCTGGgaccaaaatatatgaagaatagGCAGCCATTCTCTTGCCGGGGGATTTTGGTTGTGTATAACCTTGGACTCACACTGCTTTCTCTCTATATGTTCTATGAG ttagtgACGGGAGTATGGGAAGGCAAATACAACTTCTTCTGTCAGGGCACACGCAGTGGAGGAGAAGCAGATATGAAG ATCATCCGCGTGCTCTGGTGGTACTACTTCTCCAAGCTCATCGAGTTCATGGACACCTTCTTCTTCATCCTGCGCAAGAACAACCACCAGATCACCGTCCTGCATGTGTACCACCACGCCACCATGCTCAACATCTGGTGGTTCGTGATGAACTGGGTCCCCTGCGGCCACT GTTATTTTGGTGCCACACTTAACAGCTTCATCCACGTCCTCATGTACTCATACTACGGTCTGTCATCCATCCCTTCCATGCGGCCGTACCTGTGGTGGAAGAAGTACATCACACAGGGGCAGCTG cttcAGTTTGTGCTGACCATCATCCAGACCAGCTTCGGAGTCATCTGGCCGTGCGCCTTCCCTCTCGGCTGGCTGTACTTCCAGATCGGGTACATGATCTCTCTCATCGCCCTCTTCACAAACTTCTACATCCAG ACCTACAACAAGAAGGGGGCCTCTCGGAGGAGAGAGCACCAGAAGGACCACCAGAACGGCTCCGTGGCTGCCGTGAACGGCCACACCAGCAGCTTTCCTTCCCTGGGAAACAATGTGAAGCCGAGGAAGCAGCGCAAGGACTGA